Proteins found in one Hoplias malabaricus isolate fHopMal1 chromosome 17, fHopMal1.hap1, whole genome shotgun sequence genomic segment:
- the ogt.1 gene encoding UDP-N-acetylglucosamine--peptide N-acetylglucosaminyltransferase 110 kDa subunit isoform X3 — translation MACYLKAIETQPNFAVAWSNLGCVFNAQGEIWLAIHHFEKAITLDPNFLDAYINLGNVLKEARIFDRAVAGYLRALSLSPNHAVVHGNLACVYYEQGLIDLAIDTYRRAIELQPHFPDAYCNLANALKEKGNVSEAEECYNTALRLCPTHADSLNNLANIKREQGNIEEAVQLYRKALEVFPEFAAAHSNLASVLQQQGKLQEALMHYKEAIRISPTFADAYSNMGNTLKEMQDVQGALQCYTRAIQINPAFADAHSNLASIHKDSGNIPEAIASYRTALKLKPDFPDAYCNLAHCLQIVCDWTDYDERMKKLVSIVADQLEKNRLPSVHPHHSMLYPLSHGFRKAIAERHGNLCLDKINALHKPSYEHPKDLKTSGGRLRIGYVSSDFGNHPTSHLMQSIPGMHNSEKFEVFCYALSPDDSTNFRVKVMAEAHHFIDLSQIPCNGKAADRIHQDGVHILVNMNGYTKGARNELFALRPAPIQAMWLGYPGTSGAPFMDYIITDKETSPAELSEQYSEKMAYMPHTFFIGDHANMFPHLKKKAVIDFKSNGHIFDNRIVLNGIDLKAFLDSLPDVKVIKMECDGQEATDSNGTLSMPVIPMNTAAEAIINMINQGQIQVTINSFTVSNGLATTQINNKAATGEEVPRTIVVTTRSQYGLPEDSIVYCNFNQLYKIDPPTLQMWANILKRVPNSVLWLLRFPAVGEPNIQQYAQNMGLPANRIIFSPVAPKEEHVRRGQLADVCLDTPLCNGHTTGMDVLWAGTPMVTMPGETLASRVAASQLTCLGCPELIAQSRQEYEDVAVKLGTDMEYLKKVRSRVWKQRICSPLFNTKQYTIDLERLYLQMWDHHATGAKPDHLVKMQTLESSETS, via the exons ATG GCATGCTACCTGAAGGCAATCGAGACTCAGCCAAATTTTGCCGTGGCATGGAGCAATCTGGGTTGTGTGTTTAATGCCCAGGGAGAGATCTGGCTGGCCATTCACCATTTTGAGAAGGCAA TAACTTTGGATCCTAACTTTTTGGATGCTTATATTAATTTGGGCAATGTTCTTAAAGAAGCTCGTATTTTTGACAG AGCTGTTGCTGGTTATCTCCGAGCTCTCAGTCTAAGCCCCAACCATGCTGTGGTCCATGGTAACCTTGCCTGTGTTTACTATGAACAAGGTCTAATTGACCTTGCCATCGACACCTACAGACGTGCCATTGAACTGCAGCCTCACTTTCCTGATGCTTACTGTAACCTTGCTAATGCACTGAAGGAGAAAGGCAAT GTGTCTGAAGCAGAGGAATGCTACAACACTGCACTGCGTCTGTGCCCCACACATGCAGATTCTCTCAACAACCTGGCCAACATCAAACGAGAGCAGGGCAATATTGAGGAAGCTGTGCAACTTTACAGAAAAGCTTTGGAG GTGTTTCCAGAGTTTGCTGCAGCCCACTCCAACCTTGCCAGTGTTCTTCAGCAGCAGGGCAAGCTGCAAGAAGCACTCATGCACTACAAAGAAGCTATTAG AATCAGCCCCACTTTTGCTGATGCCTACTCCAACATGGGAAACACCCTGAAGGAAATGCAGGATGTGCAAGGGGCTTTGCAGTGCTACACACGTGCCATTCAGATCAACCCTGCTTTCGCAGATGCTCATAGCAACCTGGCTTCCATTCACAAG GACTCTGGAAATATTCCAGAAGCAATTGCATCTTACCGCACTGCACTGAAGCTCAAGCCCGACTTTCCTGATGCCTACTGCAACCTTGCTCACTGTCTTCAG attgtgtgtgactggactgACTATGATGAACGCATGAAGAAACTTGTGAGCATTGTTGCTGACCAGCTTGAAAAGAATCGCCTGCCTTCAGTTCACCCCCACCACAGCATGTTGTATCCTCTTTCCCATGGCTTCCGCAAAGCCATTGCTGAGAGACATGGCAACCTCTGTTTGGATAAG ATCAATGCTCTTCATAAACCTTCCTATGAGCATCCTAAGGACCTTAAAACAAGTGGAGGACGTTTACGCATTGGCTATGTCAGCTCAGATTTTGGCAACCATCCAACTTCTCATCTCATGCAGTCCATTCCTGGCATGCATAACTCTGAAAAGTTTGAG GTATTCTGTTATGCCCTCAGTCCCGATGACAGCACTAACTTCCGAGTTAAAGTGATGGCTGAGGCACATCACTTTATTGACCTCTCCCAG ATCCCTTGCAATGGAAAGGCTGCAGACAGGATTCACCAAGATGGGGTTCACATCCTTGTAAACATGAATGGCTACACCAAGGGAGCCCGCAATGAGCTGTTTGCCCTCCGCCCAGCTCCCATTCAG GCTATGTGGCTTGGATATCCTGGCACCAGTGGAGCACCTTTCATGGACTACATCATTACAGATAAGGAAACTTCCCCCGCTGAGCTGAGTGAGCAGTACTCTGAGAAGATGGCCTACATGCCTCATACATTCTTTATTGGAGATCATGCCAACATGTTCCCCCACCTCAAG AAAAAAGCAGTGATTGATTTCAAGTCTAATGGACACATTTTCGACAATCGCATTGTGCTGAATGGCATTGATCTCAAGGCTTTCCTAGACAGTCTGCCGGATGTCAAAGTCATCAAG ATGGAGTGTGATGGCCAGGAAGCCACAGACAGTAATGGAACCCTCTCCATGCCAGTTATCCCTATGAACACCGCAGCTGAAGCCATTATCAACATGATCAACCAGGGCCAGATCCAAGTCACAATCAACAGTTTCACTGTCAGCAATGGTCTGGCTACTACCCAG ATAAACAACAAGGCTGCTACAGGAGAGGAGGTTCCTAGAACGATTGTGGTAACCACCCGCTCTCAGTATGGTCTCCCAGAAGACTCCATTGTCTATTGTAATTTTAACCAACTCTACAAGATTGATCCTCCGACTCTGCAGATGTGGGCTAAT ATTCTAAAACGAGTGCCTAACAGTGTGCTTTGGTTATTGCGCTTTCCTGCTGTGGGTGAGCCCAACATCCAGCAGTATGCCCAGAATATGGGCCTTCCTGCCAATCGCATCATCTTCTCCCCAGTAGCCCCCAAAGAGGAGCATGTTAGGCGTGGCCAGCTGGCCGATGTGTGCCTTGACACGCCACTCTGCAATGGTCACACCACTGGCATGGATGTGCTTTGGGCAGGCACTCCCATGGTAACGATGCCAG GTGAGACTCTAGCCTCCAGAGTGGCTGCCTCTCAGTTGACTTGCCTTGGCTGTCCTGAGCTCATTGCCCAAAGTCGACAGGAGTATGAGGATGTTGCTGTCAAGCTTGGCACAGACATGGAGTA cCTGAAAAAGGTTCGTTCCCGTGTTTGGAAGCAGCGCATCTGCAGCCCACTTTTCAACACCAAGCAGTACACCATAGATTTGGAACGGCTGTACCTGCAGATGTGGGACCACCACGCCACTGGAGCTAAACCAGACCACCTGGTCAAGATGCAGACACTTGAGAGCAGTGAGACCTCCTGA